The following coding sequences lie in one Caproicibacterium argilliputei genomic window:
- a CDS encoding PrgI family protein, translated as MIVQIPDDISAYEPKLFGNFTVRQVVCAVISFIVVAAVFIPLFLLTGDVTSAGFAACMIGVPIIFFSVIKKDGLHFEHILLLKLQDAKYAKHRPFRMRNYYEDFAILNNEIKEIEETYDLDSK; from the coding sequence TTGATTGTACAAATTCCGGATGACATAAGTGCATATGAGCCAAAGCTCTTCGGCAACTTCACTGTGAGGCAAGTTGTATGTGCTGTAATTTCATTTATCGTTGTTGCGGCTGTCTTTATCCCATTGTTTTTGCTAACCGGTGACGTAACTTCTGCCGGATTTGCAGCATGTATGATTGGTGTTCCAATCATTTTTTTCAGTGTAATTAAAAAGGATGGACTGCATTTTGAACACATCCTGCTACTAAAATTGCAAGATGCCAAATATGCTAAACACCGTCCGTTCCGTATGAGAAACTACTATGAGGATTTTGCTATTCTCAACAACGAAATAAAGGAGATTGAAGAAACTTATGACCTTGACAGCAAATAA
- a CDS encoding relaxase/mobilization nuclease domain-containing protein, with protein MATTFIEGIGIRPGRTAQITIRDSINYITNPEKTEGGKYVTYQNCESQTAVAEMALLQKQYEDVKGRATVDNRSKYILMTMRQSFKPHEVDAQTAHTLACQLAEEFLEQYGNKNNNGSPVKYQYVVATHVNSHCIHNHITFNIIGDDLTRFRQNKFTPKRLAEVSDKLCEEYGLSIVTPNRNRDRRHKYTWINPTSYRTYIKNDIDRCIEKAKDYNEFLALMGEDYFCKASGKYLAFRHRTNGQKRNIRTYTLGDAYRESAIRQRIATGVYISVPEEEQSLSYSQKLHQIESMFRTKGVLRENNIQNYEDFTAIITRIAGQSAELQTTMRELENRIDDLQAVTDSFDAIQKYQPIMDGLDAVLLKDRYRLQNHEGINAYQSAAAVLSERGLSPKDTAAKEQYQNLYSSASAKLEKLWRQYDGLQADLEKISEAKRTMERVYAEAPTKKGDAYHDWGKRSR; from the coding sequence ATTGCTACAACTTTCATCGAAGGAATAGGCATCCGCCCAGGGCGCACTGCTCAAATAACAATTCGGGATTCTATCAATTACATTACGAATCCTGAAAAAACAGAAGGAGGGAAATATGTTACGTATCAAAATTGTGAAAGTCAGACCGCCGTAGCAGAAATGGCACTGCTGCAAAAACAGTATGAGGATGTAAAAGGTCGGGCGACTGTGGACAACCGTTCAAAGTATATTCTCATGACAATGCGGCAGTCATTTAAACCTCATGAAGTAGATGCACAAACCGCACATACGCTGGCCTGTCAGCTTGCTGAAGAGTTTCTGGAACAGTACGGAAACAAAAATAATAATGGAAGTCCGGTCAAGTATCAATACGTTGTAGCGACCCATGTGAATTCACACTGTATCCACAATCACATCACTTTTAATATTATCGGTGATGATCTCACCCGCTTCCGTCAAAACAAGTTTACACCGAAGCGGCTGGCAGAAGTCAGTGACAAGCTTTGCGAAGAATATGGACTTTCGATTGTTACGCCAAATCGAAACCGTGACCGGCGGCATAAGTACACTTGGATAAACCCCACATCCTATCGCACTTACATTAAAAACGATATTGACCGCTGCATTGAAAAAGCAAAAGACTATAACGAATTCCTCGCTCTCATGGGCGAGGATTATTTTTGCAAAGCTTCTGGAAAGTATCTGGCTTTTCGACATCGGACAAATGGTCAGAAACGCAACATTCGTACCTACACACTTGGGGACGCTTACAGAGAATCCGCAATACGCCAGCGCATTGCGACCGGCGTTTACATTTCTGTGCCGGAAGAAGAACAGTCCCTCTCCTACTCACAGAAGCTGCACCAAATTGAATCCATGTTTCGCACGAAAGGAGTGCTGCGGGAAAACAATATTCAAAATTACGAAGACTTCACTGCTATCATTACAAGAATCGCCGGACAGTCTGCTGAGCTGCAAACCACCATGCGTGAACTTGAAAACCGCATTGACGATTTGCAGGCAGTGACTGACAGCTTTGACGCCATTCAAAAGTACCAACCTATTATGGATGGTTTAGATGCTGTTCTGCTGAAAGATCGATACCGTCTGCAAAATCATGAGGGTATCAATGCTTATCAATCTGCTGCCGCTGTATTAAGTGAAAGGGGGCTTAGTCCAAAGGATACTGCGGCAAAAGAACAGTATCAAAATCTGTACAGCAGTGCTTCTGCAAAATTAGAAAAGCTATGGCGGCAATATGACGGCCTGCAGGCTGACCTAGAAAAAATCAGTGAAGCAAAACGAACAATGGAGCGTGTGTACGCAGAAGCTCCAACCAAAAAAGGAGATGCTTATCATGATTGGGGAAAAAGAAGTCGATAA
- the istA gene encoding IS21 family transposase yields the protein MAQVNNIKDLYENEDLSLREISRQTGHSFKTVQKYAYQLDWSEDNLPDTEPTSYPVLGDFIPVIDEWLEADHKIPRKQRHTVWRIFCRLRDEHGFGGSYSSVKKYVRKKRFVMNSKNSGYLPLEHTLGSGQVDFGKHLYYDGAGQEQDGYALTISFPNSNKGYTQTFPSQNQECLLTGMKRIFEHIGGVPPVLRFDNMSTAVVQVLKGTDRILTDGFTRFMMHYRFRAEFCNPASGNEKGNVENKVGYSRRNAFVPVPTITSFDDFNESLWDWCEKDAQRPHYKKKLLIEELWKEDEASLLRLPEYPFSVFRYASLTVNKNGFVTIETNKYGLSPMLSGETVQAKIFFDHVEFFHDHHPVGHYRRSYKANDEVFDWTQYVSVLCKKPGAIEHTRFFRQMPQQWQAFLEQTSGRERKNALQLLSEIVSDGNATLCNDALELAGENGRTDADSLRQCYYMIAKKEYRPDPLKLLGSPALHYNPNLSAYDGLMGGDANV from the coding sequence ATGGCTCAAGTAAATAATATCAAGGATCTGTACGAAAATGAAGACCTGAGTTTGCGAGAAATTTCCCGTCAAACAGGTCACAGCTTCAAGACCGTCCAAAAGTACGCCTACCAGCTCGACTGGAGCGAGGACAATCTGCCGGATACCGAGCCAACGAGCTATCCGGTGTTGGGAGATTTCATTCCCGTAATTGATGAATGGCTGGAAGCCGACCATAAGATCCCGCGCAAGCAGAGGCACACCGTTTGGAGGATTTTCTGCCGTTTGCGGGATGAGCACGGTTTCGGTGGCAGCTATTCCAGCGTAAAAAAGTACGTCCGCAAAAAGCGGTTTGTGATGAATTCCAAGAACAGTGGTTATTTGCCTCTGGAGCATACGCTGGGCAGTGGGCAAGTAGATTTCGGAAAGCATCTCTACTACGATGGTGCAGGGCAGGAGCAGGACGGCTATGCACTAACCATTTCCTTCCCGAATTCCAACAAAGGGTACACCCAAACTTTCCCCTCTCAGAACCAGGAATGCCTGCTTACCGGTATGAAACGTATCTTTGAGCATATTGGCGGCGTTCCGCCGGTGCTGCGCTTTGACAATATGTCCACCGCCGTTGTGCAGGTACTCAAGGGTACAGACCGAATTCTCACAGACGGCTTTACCCGCTTCATGATGCATTACCGTTTCCGTGCAGAATTCTGCAATCCAGCATCCGGCAACGAAAAAGGCAACGTGGAAAACAAGGTGGGTTACAGCCGCAGAAATGCCTTTGTGCCGGTTCCGACCATTACGTCCTTTGACGATTTTAATGAGTCCCTGTGGGATTGGTGCGAGAAAGATGCACAGCGCCCGCACTACAAGAAGAAGCTTCTGATTGAAGAGCTTTGGAAAGAGGATGAGGCAAGCCTGCTGCGGCTTCCGGAATACCCGTTCTCGGTGTTTCGCTATGCTTCGCTGACGGTAAACAAAAACGGCTTTGTAACCATTGAGACAAACAAGTACGGCCTTTCTCCCATGCTTTCCGGTGAAACGGTACAGGCAAAGATTTTCTTTGACCATGTGGAGTTTTTCCATGACCACCACCCGGTTGGACACTACCGCAGGAGCTACAAAGCCAATGATGAGGTGTTTGACTGGACGCAGTATGTGTCTGTGCTCTGCAAAAAGCCTGGTGCGATTGAACACACTCGCTTCTTCCGGCAGATGCCCCAGCAGTGGCAGGCTTTCCTGGAACAGACCAGCGGCAGGGAACGCAAGAACGCTCTCCAACTGCTCAGCGAAATTGTCTCCGACGGCAATGCTACTCTGTGCAACGATGCGCTGGAGCTTGCCGGGGAAAATGGCCGCACGGATGCGGACAGCCTCCGGCAGTGCTATTACATGATTGCAAAGAAGGAATACCGTCCTGATCCACTCAAGCTGCTCGGTTCCCCGGCACTGCATTACAATCCCAATCTTTCCGCCTACGACGGGCTGATGGGAGGTGACGCAAATGTATGA
- a CDS encoding VirB6/TrbL-like conjugal transfer protein, CD1112 family, producing MFENAIRDNLTDFYSVINGQLSTSGDNIAQTPASYFGADRWHTLLQACTVAIVPLAFTILAFCLAIDLLQVYEKNGSNLDAELITITSIKYILPFLIISNTYSLLEAFTTIINSYLKQLIAALHYTPAQTNSIVDSIMASVNQADFGRQFGLWVQTGTISLISHIIGIFIFVIVIGRLFEMALLWVISPVPMAFLVNTQERQLAFNFFKQFFALLLQGFLMIICLYLYSIVATRAVANYASAGNASLADFGTQMGSFWGLIGLSVVLVAALKSTDKLSKRILNTF from the coding sequence ATGTTTGAAAATGCTATTCGCGACAACTTGACAGATTTCTATTCTGTCATCAATGGTCAACTTTCAACTTCCGGAGACAACATCGCACAAACCCCTGCATCTTATTTTGGTGCAGATCGCTGGCATACGTTATTACAAGCGTGTACTGTCGCTATTGTTCCTTTGGCTTTTACAATTCTTGCATTTTGCCTGGCGATTGACTTACTTCAGGTATACGAAAAAAACGGAAGCAATCTTGATGCTGAACTGATTACAATTACCAGCATTAAGTATATCCTCCCGTTTTTAATTATCTCCAATACTTATTCGTTGTTGGAAGCCTTCACAACAATAATTAACAGCTACCTCAAACAATTGATTGCAGCGTTACATTATACGCCCGCACAAACAAATTCCATTGTCGATTCCATAATGGCTTCTGTTAATCAAGCTGATTTTGGCCGTCAATTTGGATTGTGGGTACAAACAGGTACAATCTCCTTGATTTCACACATCATTGGAATCTTTATTTTTGTAATCGTCATTGGGCGACTGTTTGAAATGGCGTTGTTATGGGTGATTTCACCTGTTCCAATGGCCTTCTTGGTAAATACACAGGAACGGCAGCTGGCCTTCAACTTTTTCAAACAGTTTTTCGCTCTCCTTCTGCAAGGCTTTCTCATGATCATATGCCTATACCTGTATAGCATTGTGGCAACCAGAGCCGTAGCAAATTATGCAAGTGCGGGCAATGCGAGTCTCGCAGATTTCGGCACACAAATGGGTAGTTTCTGGGGATTGATAGGCTTATCTGTAGTACTGGTCGCTGCACTAAAATCTACTGACAAACTTTCCAAACGAATTCTGAACACATTTTAA
- a CDS encoding bifunctional lytic transglycosylase/C40 family peptidase: MLDKEVVQFTKNGMIQHDLATGEKKQLTLSDYGKQLRYENHESTYKHQSTAFTPSSHQKRFYLRASTRGEKHYGDSKDTIMNEDQTIPFRKAAIRPYLYKRAKNAQEKAVQSRSSENIPSFTDTLPPEHINSTQQYTIEQEQTGGYDVDQHLQVKDTSIYFADAASTQKIRSAKASVAAHILNKATRSAEAAAKAASANYDESSNPALHAGAAGLSAAQQAASVITPVKLSKSQKERLGAAALVRRKKASNSSVALSEETEQQAASSGKTALKAFGREIIASSSKKSVLSIICVIMLPLLVLLMISSAFGALSGSNASSVPLPAAVQNYRPIVSVYAAQFGMTDYVDLILAVMAQESGGEGLDPMQAAENTAYNKKYPAVQNGIQDPQYSIWCGVQELKEALRLASCTSPYDMEHIKLALQAYNYGTGFIIGATSPSWPGTHVWTQALADDFHNRGGGGDPQYIEHVLRYYSGIGGGLGYADVSFQNVKKVGESLLGTPYVLGGNSPGVAMDCSSFVCYVYTKAGKNMPRTTAQGIYDQYCTPVSPSEAKAGDLIFFKNTYDCGETITHVGIYCGNGVMLEEGGSHVQYANCSSSYWQSHFYAYGRVK, translated from the coding sequence ATGCTTGACAAAGAGGTTGTTCAGTTCACGAAAAATGGAATGATTCAACATGACCTGGCAACTGGAGAGAAAAAGCAGCTTACTCTGAGTGACTATGGAAAACAGCTGCGCTATGAAAACCACGAAAGCACATATAAGCATCAATCAACCGCTTTCACTCCTTCTTCACATCAAAAACGATTTTATCTTCGTGCCTCTACTCGGGGTGAGAAGCATTATGGTGACAGCAAGGATACCATAATGAACGAAGATCAGACAATCCCATTTAGAAAGGCTGCCATACGTCCCTATTTATACAAACGTGCGAAAAATGCTCAAGAAAAAGCAGTACAATCACGTTCATCCGAAAACATACCATCATTTACGGATACACTGCCTCCTGAGCATATAAACAGTACACAACAGTACACGATTGAACAGGAACAGACCGGTGGCTATGATGTTGACCAACATTTACAGGTAAAGGATACGTCAATATACTTTGCCGATGCAGCGTCTACACAAAAAATCCGTTCTGCGAAAGCAAGTGTTGCCGCACACATACTGAATAAAGCTACGCGATCTGCCGAAGCAGCTGCAAAAGCTGCCTCTGCCAATTATGATGAAAGCAGTAATCCTGCACTGCATGCAGGTGCTGCCGGATTGTCCGCTGCACAACAGGCAGCATCCGTCATCACGCCTGTAAAACTTTCAAAAAGTCAAAAAGAAAGACTTGGTGCAGCGGCTCTGGTGCGAAGGAAAAAAGCATCCAATAGTAGTGTGGCACTTTCAGAAGAAACCGAGCAGCAGGCTGCTTCCAGTGGAAAGACAGCATTGAAAGCGTTTGGCCGTGAAATAATTGCATCTTCATCAAAAAAAAGCGTACTTTCTATAATTTGTGTGATTATGCTGCCGCTTTTAGTATTGCTGATGATTTCATCTGCATTTGGCGCCTTATCAGGCAGCAATGCTTCTTCCGTTCCTCTCCCCGCCGCCGTACAAAATTACCGCCCTATCGTTTCTGTCTATGCAGCTCAGTTTGGCATGACAGATTACGTTGACCTGATTCTCGCCGTGATGGCGCAGGAAAGTGGTGGTGAAGGGCTTGACCCGATGCAGGCTGCTGAAAATACAGCCTACAATAAAAAGTACCCGGCTGTACAAAACGGCATTCAAGACCCGCAGTATTCCATCTGGTGCGGTGTACAGGAATTAAAAGAAGCACTGCGTTTGGCTAGCTGTACTTCTCCTTACGATATGGAACATATCAAGTTGGCACTGCAGGCATACAATTACGGCACCGGCTTTATTATAGGTGCCACATCTCCCTCCTGGCCAGGCACACACGTCTGGACACAAGCACTGGCTGATGACTTTCATAACAGAGGTGGGGGCGGCGATCCGCAGTACATTGAACACGTCCTGCGCTACTATTCCGGTATTGGAGGAGGTCTCGGCTATGCCGATGTATCATTCCAGAATGTGAAAAAGGTTGGTGAAAGCCTGCTCGGCACGCCTTATGTGCTTGGCGGCAATTCGCCGGGTGTAGCAATGGACTGCTCCAGCTTTGTGTGTTACGTTTACACAAAGGCCGGGAAAAATATGCCGCGTACAACTGCACAAGGCATCTATGACCAATACTGCACACCTGTTTCCCCCAGCGAAGCCAAAGCTGGTGACCTGATTTTCTTCAAAAACACTTACGACTGTGGCGAAACCATTACCCACGTTGGAATTTACTGCGGCAATGGTGTAATGCTGGAAGAAGGCGGCTCTCATGTACAATATGCAAACTGCAGCTCCAGCTACTGGCAGTCCCATTTCTATGCTTATGGACGTGTAAAATAA
- a CDS encoding VirB4-like conjugal transfer ATPase, CD1110 family: MTLTANKVHKKKPSPPPEHIINKRISNVHFPWKKRSTAQSSIPYDVLYEDGIAYLGNHQYSITYNFDDINYTNTDDQTRTAAFEDYCYLINSFDDTIGIQMHIVNMQLARTAVNVLVSCPQTSSEHLETVVNDLNNTANQRLTGSDSYIKKKYITLTILENSYEAAQQRFNRIDSDILSQLRSMGCATHKLNKYGRLVLLREYYRPDDLSPISREETLRNGIYDKDLIAPFGIDKVPGDRYIKLGDDYVQCLFFSAFPHDLSDELIHDLTDKVDRDMFITINIQPTDPDIAIKDVEKKLKRLDTEKYNIIARQCKAGIPIPEIPRELEGEIKNTTRFLEDLRTRNEKMFMANVLIMVRGKTKDEVDLIAEEVMSPAKKHGCTIHPFTFDHENALNSVVPLGRNDTFVKRSFKTTSIAVFTPFNVTEIVQPTGFCYGKNALSHNILMLDRKTLMNPHGFYFGASGSGKSMGAKLEIIECFLRTHDDMIIIDPDGEFTKVVELLGGQVIKVSNGSQTNFNPFDINEYYGGEEEPDPIPFKSDFIISLLEITLNYRYGIDAITRSVIDHCVREIYAKYIKHPYKANIPTFQDFYEVLGNQDKPEAKALKGALEIYVEGSLNIFAKKTNIDINNRLVCFNTRDLGKQLKLMGMSIIQDWCWNHISENQAKLKTTWLWNDEIHHSLRNANTGSWLIDSWKRGRKYGLIATGMTQEVRDVLKNEDSKSLLSNSEFIMLYRQKPDMIEDLAQVMDLSGRQVKKLQHSDSGCGLFKAGNSIVEFDNRYPDDTELFKVVMSDVNKRRREGT; the protein is encoded by the coding sequence ATGACCTTGACAGCAAATAAAGTCCATAAAAAGAAGCCCTCTCCTCCCCCAGAGCATATCATTAACAAGCGAATCAGCAATGTGCATTTTCCGTGGAAAAAGCGTTCTACGGCACAGAGCAGCATTCCGTATGATGTTTTGTATGAAGATGGAATCGCATATTTGGGAAACCACCAATACAGCATCACATACAATTTTGATGATATTAACTACACGAATACCGATGATCAGACACGGACTGCTGCCTTTGAGGATTACTGCTACCTCATAAATTCCTTTGATGATACAATTGGTATTCAAATGCATATTGTCAATATGCAGCTTGCCCGGACTGCCGTAAATGTTCTTGTATCGTGTCCACAAACTTCCAGCGAGCACTTGGAAACTGTTGTCAACGACTTGAACAATACAGCTAACCAGCGTCTTACTGGCTCTGATTCTTATATCAAAAAGAAATATATTACGTTGACAATTCTCGAAAATAGTTATGAGGCAGCCCAACAGCGGTTTAATAGAATTGATTCTGACATTTTATCACAGCTTCGCTCGATGGGATGTGCCACACACAAGCTTAACAAATATGGACGGTTGGTTCTGTTACGCGAATACTATCGTCCAGATGATCTCTCACCTATAAGTAGAGAAGAAACACTACGGAACGGCATATATGACAAAGATCTAATCGCACCCTTTGGCATTGATAAAGTTCCGGGAGACCGCTACATTAAACTCGGTGATGATTACGTTCAGTGCCTCTTCTTCTCAGCATTTCCGCATGACCTATCTGACGAATTGATTCACGATCTGACCGATAAAGTCGACCGCGATATGTTTATTACAATCAACATACAACCAACCGACCCGGATATTGCTATTAAAGATGTTGAAAAGAAATTAAAACGGCTCGATACCGAAAAATACAATATCATTGCACGCCAGTGCAAAGCGGGTATTCCAATACCTGAAATTCCTCGTGAGTTGGAAGGGGAAATTAAAAACACAACGCGCTTTTTGGAAGATCTTCGCACACGCAATGAAAAAATGTTTATGGCAAATGTTTTAATCATGGTTCGCGGTAAAACCAAAGATGAAGTTGACCTCATTGCCGAAGAAGTTATGTCTCCTGCCAAAAAACATGGCTGTACAATTCACCCATTTACATTTGACCATGAAAATGCCCTAAATTCTGTAGTTCCACTCGGCCGGAATGATACTTTTGTAAAACGAAGTTTTAAAACAACTTCCATCGCTGTATTTACTCCATTTAACGTAACAGAAATTGTACAACCTACTGGCTTTTGTTATGGCAAGAATGCTTTGTCTCACAACATTTTGATGCTGGACAGAAAAACACTAATGAATCCGCACGGGTTTTACTTTGGAGCCTCCGGTTCCGGCAAAAGCATGGGTGCAAAGCTTGAAATCATTGAGTGTTTTCTCCGCACACACGATGATATGATTATCATTGATCCAGACGGTGAATTTACAAAGGTTGTTGAACTGCTAGGTGGTCAGGTAATCAAAGTTTCAAATGGTTCGCAAACCAATTTTAATCCTTTCGACATTAATGAGTATTACGGTGGTGAAGAAGAACCCGATCCAATTCCATTCAAATCAGATTTTATTATCTCATTGCTGGAAATCACTTTAAACTACCGTTATGGTATTGATGCCATAACCCGTTCCGTAATTGACCATTGCGTAAGAGAAATATACGCGAAATATATAAAACACCCATACAAAGCAAATATTCCAACTTTTCAGGACTTCTATGAAGTGCTTGGAAATCAGGACAAACCGGAAGCAAAAGCTCTCAAAGGTGCTTTGGAAATCTATGTAGAAGGCTCGCTTAATATTTTTGCCAAAAAAACAAACATAGATATCAACAACCGGTTAGTTTGCTTCAACACTCGTGATTTGGGTAAACAGCTCAAATTAATGGGTATGTCAATTATCCAGGACTGGTGTTGGAACCATATTTCTGAAAATCAGGCCAAATTAAAAACTACATGGTTGTGGAATGATGAAATTCATCACTCATTGCGCAATGCCAATACAGGTTCGTGGCTGATTGACAGCTGGAAGCGTGGCCGTAAGTATGGCTTAATTGCAACTGGTATGACCCAGGAAGTACGGGATGTCCTGAAAAATGAAGATTCAAAATCCCTTCTTTCCAATTCTGAATTCATTATGCTTTACAGGCAGAAACCTGATATGATTGAAGATTTGGCTCAGGTCATGGATCTCTCCGGACGCCAGGTGAAAAAGCTGCAGCACAGTGACAGCGGTTGTGGGCTGTTTAAAGCCGGAAACAGTATTGTTGAATTTGATAATCGTTACCCGGATGACACGGAATTGTTTAAGGTCGTTATGTCTGATGTAAACAAACGCCGTCGTGAAGGAACGTGA
- a CDS encoding DUF3801 domain-containing protein: MIGEKEVDKIESYSVHATEHLTAATLRGIIHAIQKHYHKNKAEKEYAPGEKSMNELTKSSSKEQSGIECTAVTKQELHGFDQYAKKYGLRFSLVREKNDPSHYIFSYMQKDMSKLGHAMEDFLKDGQEHGDLAQKIQEAQKEAFKVNQSRAQENVKSKSHKREKSEPTL; the protein is encoded by the coding sequence ATGATTGGGGAAAAAGAAGTCGATAAAATAGAATCTTATTCAGTCCATGCAACCGAACACCTTACTGCAGCCACACTACGCGGCATCATTCATGCTATTCAAAAGCATTATCATAAAAATAAAGCAGAAAAAGAATATGCACCTGGGGAAAAGTCAATGAATGAATTGACTAAATCTTCTTCAAAAGAACAGTCAGGCATCGAGTGCACAGCCGTTACAAAACAAGAATTGCACGGTTTTGATCAATATGCTAAAAAATATGGTCTGCGCTTCTCTCTGGTGCGGGAAAAGAATGATCCGTCTCACTATATTTTTTCGTATATGCAAAAAGATATGAGTAAACTAGGCCATGCTATGGAAGATTTTCTGAAGGACGGTCAGGAACATGGTGACCTCGCGCAGAAAATACAAGAAGCACAAAAGGAAGCGTTCAAGGTTAATCAGTCACGTGCTCAAGAAAATGTTAAATCCAAAAGCCATAAACGTGAAAAGAGTGAGCCTACTTTATGA
- a CDS encoding VirD4-like conjugal transfer protein, CD1115 family — translation MKKPKRIMALIIPSCITLVCSYLFFQYLRNFDPSILSYSDKTAILLTIGTTAFLTLSFYAKYRKYAGIEHGSSHWSKRSDLKPFRDKKFQNTIILSQTEQISIDQKKTRLADHVLVLGDTGAGKSRFYAKPNIMQMNGSYVITDPSGEHLYSEGAMLAAAGYKIKVFDVISPSNSLHFNPFHYYKTPVDVQKFIEMLILNTSGDKSNPQSMEDFWVKSERLWLSAHINYILETCPPEEQNIESVMKLLHASEVKDEDEDFVSAVDILFHKLEEQNPQSFACKQYKGFKLAAGKTAKSILISVDIRLQHFDIQEYSDLFSEDELGLEKIGQEKTALFLVMDETDRTFNYMIAILFSVLFNTQAKVAKTLPGRELPLHLHCIIDEIANIGKFPNLENLLATMRKYNVGLELLYQDLGQIKHIYKEDYDTILSNCPIKLFLGGTGETTTKYVSEQMLGDTTITTKSTGDSGAGMSGKGNHSINEQSAGRKLLDATEISKLSMDECIVSIKGLSPFHSRKYDIKSHPNYSQLADGQKQGYLFYRSPPSKEVTIQTKYITEIKLEEN, via the coding sequence ATGAAAAAGCCAAAACGTATTATGGCCCTCATAATTCCAAGTTGTATCACATTGGTATGCAGCTATCTCTTTTTTCAATATCTGCGCAATTTTGATCCGTCAATATTATCTTATTCCGATAAGACTGCCATACTGCTTACTATTGGTACGACTGCATTTCTTACTCTGTCATTTTATGCGAAGTATCGAAAATACGCCGGAATTGAACACGGTTCTTCACATTGGAGTAAACGGTCAGATTTGAAACCATTCCGAGACAAAAAGTTTCAAAATACAATTATTTTGTCTCAGACCGAACAAATTTCTATAGATCAAAAAAAGACCAGACTCGCGGATCATGTGCTTGTTTTAGGTGACACTGGTGCAGGCAAGTCCCGCTTCTATGCTAAGCCTAATATTATGCAAATGAACGGAAGCTATGTGATTACCGACCCAAGCGGAGAACACTTATACAGTGAAGGCGCAATGCTGGCCGCCGCTGGATATAAGATCAAAGTTTTTGATGTCATCAGTCCCAGCAACAGTCTGCATTTCAATCCATTTCATTATTATAAAACACCTGTTGATGTTCAGAAGTTCATCGAAATGCTGATTCTCAACACCTCCGGCGATAAATCGAACCCACAATCAATGGAAGACTTTTGGGTGAAATCAGAACGGCTTTGGCTGTCAGCCCATATTAACTACATACTTGAAACGTGCCCGCCGGAGGAACAAAATATTGAATCAGTTATGAAGTTGCTTCACGCTTCTGAGGTTAAGGATGAAGACGAAGACTTTGTTTCTGCAGTTGACATCCTTTTCCATAAACTCGAAGAACAGAATCCGCAAAGCTTTGCTTGCAAGCAATACAAGGGCTTTAAACTGGCAGCTGGAAAAACAGCAAAATCCATTCTCATCAGTGTCGATATTCGCTTACAGCATTTCGATATACAGGAGTATTCAGATTTATTTTCTGAAGATGAACTTGGATTGGAGAAAATCGGTCAGGAAAAGACCGCCTTGTTCTTGGTTATGGATGAAACTGACCGTACATTCAATTACATGATTGCAATTTTATTCAGTGTGCTTTTCAACACGCAGGCCAAAGTAGCTAAAACATTACCTGGCCGCGAACTTCCTTTACATCTACACTGCATTATCGATGAAATTGCAAATATCGGCAAGTTCCCGAATTTGGAAAACTTACTGGCCACCATGAGAAAGTATAATGTTGGTCTGGAACTTCTGTATCAAGATCTTGGACAAATCAAGCATATCTACAAAGAAGACTACGACACAATTTTGTCGAACTGTCCAATTAAGTTATTTCTCGGTGGAACCGGTGAAACGACAACAAAATATGTTTCAGAACAAATGCTTGGCGATACTACGATTACTACAAAAAGTACCGGCGACAGTGGTGCAGGGATGTCTGGAAAAGGCAATCACAGTATTAACGAGCAAAGTGCTGGCCGTAAATTGCTGGATGCAACTGAAATATCAAAATTGTCTATGGATGAATGCATTGTAAGTATCAAGGGGCTTTCTCCTTTCCATTCCCGAAAATATGATATTAAGTCACATCCAAACTACTCCCAATTGGCTGACGGGCAAAAACAAGGTTATCTATTTTACCGCTCTCCGCCAAGTAAAGAAGTAACCATACAAACAAAATATATAACTGAAATTAAATTGGAGGAAAATTAA